In the Mesorhizobium sp. M1D.F.Ca.ET.043.01.1.1 genome, GTCTTTGGGGCTTCGAAGGAGTTCTGGAGATGATGATCAAGAAGGTTTTCGTGGCGGTCCTGATGACAGCAGCACTTGCCGGATGCGAGACGCAGACCGAGGGCCAGCAGCGCGCCACCACAGGCGCGCTGATCGGCGGCGCCGGCGGCGCGCTGGTCGGCCAGGCGATCGGCGGCAACACCAAGAGCACGGTGATCGGCGCTGCGAGCGGCGCGCTGCTCGGCGCCGTCGTCGGCTCGGCCACCACGCCGCAGCGCCGCGGCGAGCAGCTCTGCCGCTACCAGGATCGATACGGCCGCATCTACACTGCGCCGTGCGACGATCGCTACTACAACGGCGATTATTGACCTCTGGGTCTTAAATGCGGGAGACGGCGTGTTCTGCGCCGTCTCCCACAGTCCGTCATCCTTTTGCACACTTCTCGATGTAGAACCATTTTTGCGGTGGGCTGCGGAGGAGGTCGATTTGACGACGACGAGCCTTGCCAGCACCCTAAAATCCCGAAGCAAGCAAGCGGTGAAGCGGTTGATCGGCTACGACAGCCGCAACTGGCTGCGCATCCGCCAGATCGAAGCCTTCACGACCTTCCTCGAAGTGGCCAACCGCAAGTCGCGCGACGTGATCGAGATCTCGCCGGGCTGGAACCGCTATTGGAAGGCTATGTGCCCCAACTACCGCTCACTCGACTTCCCCGACTTCGACATCTGCAAGGATCGCACCGAGGAGCAGTACTCGATCGTCATCGCCGACCAGGTGCTGGAGCATGTGCAGCGCCCGCTGGCGGCTGCCGCCAACATCCACGCGATGACCAGGCCCGGCGGCTGGGCAATGGTGGCGACGCCCTTTCTGTTTCGGGTGCATGCCCGCCCGCACGACTACAACCGCTGGACTCCCGCGGGCCTAAAGCAGGTGATGGTCGAGGGCGGCTTCGCCGAAGATGACGTGCAAGCCTACGGCTGGGGCAACAAGGCCTGCGCCAAGGCGCATATCGGCGGTCCGGTGCGGGCTTATGGGATTTGGCGGGACCTGAGCAACGACGAGGAATACCCGCTGATGGTGTGGGCGTTCGCTAAGAAGGCCTAAATTCGCGACCCCAAGTCATTGTTGACTTGGCCCTCCAGCCACGTCGCCACTTCCGCCGATAGCTTGAAAGGACCTGTCATCCTAGCGCCTCCGGTTCAGGTTCATGCGCCAGCGGATAGTTGGCAGCGCCACGGAGGAGCCGCGGCGAAAGAGCGCCGAGGCGAAGCCGCCGCATTCGAGCATGTCGAGGGAATGCTGTGGCCGTAGGGTCCGGTCGGCCCGAAGTGGGGTTCGATGGACAAGCACTATAAGGTGCTGGCGGCTTAGTGGGAGTGCATGATGGCCGCCTGTGCAGACAATTGCAGGGCGGCATTCGGTTCCGAACAATTTTATGAACAGGGTTTGTCAAATATATAATCGCCCTTGTTGGCGAGGCGAGGATTGTCATCTTCTGCCGCCCGATCCCAGAAAGGCTGCTGGTTTATAGCAATTGGAATAATAAGCCGCTGACTTGCGTTTACCAAAGAGCACGCAAATCCGAGCGGAGGACGTTCGATGCATGCCGGTTTCCCGCGAAACTTGATCATAGCCGTATTGGGAACCATCATAGTGAGCTGCGCTGGCGTTCCAGCTCAGAAAACGGTGGCAATAACCGGCTATGGCCCCAACCCCACCCTGCCGAAACCGACACCTACGCTGATCCCGACCGTCAACATCGCGGAGGCAACAGGCTGGCAGAAAGGCGGCATGCCCGTCCCTGCCAAGGGGTTGACGGTGAACGCCTTCGCCACCGGCCTCGACCATCCGCGCTGGCTGCATGTGCTGCCGAACGGCGACGTGCTTGTCGCCGAAACGAATGCCCCTGCCAAGCATGACGAAGGCTTTAGCCTCAGAAAGGTCTTCATGGGCCTCGCTATGAGGCGAGCGGGCGCCGCGACCAAAAGCGCCAATCGGATCACGCTCCTGCGCGACACCAATGGCGACGGCGTTGCGGATGTGCGCAGAATTTTCGTGGAAGGCCTCAATTCGCCCTTCGGCATGACGCTGTCCAAAGGCAAGCTCTATGTCGCCGACACCGACGCGCTCGTCGCTTTCCCCTACTCCAACGGCCAGACCCGAGTAACCGCGCCGCCGGAAAAGATCGTCGACTTGCCGGCCGGAGACATCAACCATCATTGGACCAAGGACGTGATCGCAAGTCCGGACGGACGCAAACTCTATGTCACGGTTGGCTCCAACAGCAACGCTGGAGAAAATGGCATCGCCGCGGAGAAAAACCGCGCCGCCGTCCTTGAGGTGGATCGGTCCAGCCGCAGCACCCGGGTTTTCGCGTCCGGGCTGCGCAACCCGAACGGGCTCTCCTGGAATCCTGAAACCGGCGAGCTTTGGGTCGCCGTAAACGAGCGTGACGAGATTGGCGACGATCTCGTACCTGATTACATCACCTCAGTTCGCAACGGCGCTTTCTATGGCTGGCCCTACAGCTATTATGGGCAGAACGTCGACGAACGCGTCAAGCCGCCGCGCCCTGATCTTGTGGCGGTGGCGGTCAAGCCCGACTATGCGCTGGGCTCCCATACCGCCTCACTGGGACTGGCTTTCTCCAGCCGCGCGTCGCTCGGCACGGCCTACGGCAACGGTGCCTTCGTTGGCCAACACGGCTCATGGAACAGAAGCGTGCACAGCGGTTATAAGGTGATCTTCGTGCCGTTCCGTGGTGGTAGACCGAGCGGCCCCCCGAAGGATGTGCTCACCGGCTTCCTCGGACCCGATGGCAAGGCGATGGGTCGTCCGGTCGGCGTTGCTGTCGATCGGGCTGGCGCGCTGCTCGTTGCCGACGATGTTGGTAATGTCATCTGGCGGGTCAGCCGAGCGAAGGGGCGTTAAGCGCCAGTGTCTTTCTGGCTCCCTTTGATGGTTCGAAATCGAATGGGGTGTGATATGTGTTGCTGACGGCACTTGCCCTTTCGCCTGACCTAGCGCGAACTGGGCGGACCGAGCCCCGGGGGGCTCATGCGACGCGGTTTTTGGACCTGTGGTCGGTTACGCGTCAGGTACTCGGCAGTACCGGACAACTGCATTGACAGGCAAGGAGTCCTCTGGACGCTCGAAGCGCCATCGTGCTCAGTCGACACGTCTTTCGCCGATATTGCGGTCGCTTGACGAAGCACTGACGTGTCCAGCCGTTTCGCATCAGCTCGGCGGGCGGAATTCCAGCTTCCCATCAAGTCCAGCTTGACAGGATCGTCTCCATTTCCACCGTTTCCACCTGCTGTGCAAACCGCTGGTGATAGACCGTCAGCAGCGCATCATGCGTGGCGTCAGACGAGCTGCATAGCGCGTCGGTCACCAACACCACACGGAAGCCGAAGTCGATGGCTCCCAACACGGTGGCTAGCACACATACGTCAGTCTCGCCGCCGGTGATCACCAAGGTGTCAATCTTCCGCTCCCTCAGAAGAGTCGTGAGCTTGCCCTCGAACCAAGGCGAGTAGATGTGTTTGTCGATAATGGCCGCCGGTGGACAGTGCCGGGCCAGCGAGGGCAAAAGATCGGCCATTTCGAAGCCAATCTCCCCCAGCGTCATCGACGCCCAACGTTGATAGTAGCGCTTCCAGGTGCCGATGCCCTGGTCTGGTTTGTGTGCCGGCAGGAAGCGGGTAAACACGGTCTGGGCGGCGCGTCGTTCGACAAGACTTTCGATCCGCGGCAGGACACGGGTGATCCAAGGCGTCGCCCAAGGCGATGGTTCGGCAAAGAGGCGCTGCATGTCGACGCAAAGATGCATGCACCGGTCACCCAACGGACCGTAAGCCAGTCCCCGCGCAGACATCAGAAGGCCCTCGCCCGCGCGACCAGAGCGGCGGCTGGTTGCCGGCGTTCAACTTTGACCATCGCGTTGCCCGTTAGGTGCCTACCTGCCGACAAACGCGACGCACCGACGTTCGTTCCTGCGAAGGCTATGGCAGATCGCCGACCCTGGAAGGATTGCTAGCCGCGCAGCGTAGGGAACCGGGGACACTCCCGGCTAGATGCAAGAGCAAATGCAGGATCGAAGCCGTGAGCGTGCTTATCGTGGGCTCATGCCGGCCCGACAGACAAGATCGGATAATCTATGTTGAAAGTTGGCGTCGGGTTGCCGACGCCGTCGAAGCGATTGACCAGAATGCTGTTGCCCACCTGAAGTATGGACCGAAATGGAATGGCTGTTCGCTTCGACCACGTCACTGGCGAGCGCTTCCGGCACGGAATCAAGCTCTTACAGTGGCGGCCGGGAAGGAGCCGCGCCAATGCACATTCGAACTAATCGACGAGACCGCGAACAAAGCGCCCTCGCCCATGAGGCGGTGATCGCGTCGGCCATCATCCCGGAATCACGCCTTGAACGCGAACAGTCCCGCATCCGTATCTTCTGCGCCCTTGATCGACGCCGAGACGATCTCAGAAGCGATCTGTGAAAAGAGAATGCCATTGCCGCCATAGCCCATCACCGCATGTATGCGAGGATGGTCGGGTAATGCACCGATGGTCGGCAGCCCTGTGCCTATCGCGCCAAACGATCCCGTCCAGGCGAACTCCACTCTGGTGTCCAGCAACGGGAAAATCCGCTCGAGCTTCTTTGAGAGCTGAACTGCCTTTTTGTCCGTTAGTGCGTTACGACGCTCTTCATCGGTGAAATCCTCGTCCTCGCCGCCGCAAATCACTCGCCCATCGGGCGTCGCGCGGACATAAAGATACGGGTCGGAGGCTTCCCAGATTATGGCAGCGCCCGGCCAGATCTTTGGAGGTTGTGGCCGGGTCGCGATCGCCCATGTCGAAACGACTTTGTGGCTGACGGCCGGCACGACATCGAGCAGCTCATAGCCCGTCGTCAGAACGAGATGGCGGGCTGTAATTGTGGGCCCCTCGCGCGTGACAACGGCTATCCCAAGGCGATTGTGCTCGATCACCATCGCCTCGGCCGGAGCGTAGAGGCGCGCCTTTCTGTTGAGCGCGGCCAACAACAGGCCTGCACCAAGTTTTCTCGGATCGAGCGCCAGATTATCATGGCTGAGAATGGCGCCGCCGCGATCTATGCCGAATTCATCCCGCAACGTCCCACGGGTTAGAAACGATGCGCCGATGCCCGTTCGCCGACGTGCCTCAGCTTCCTTTCGCAAGTCCGTTGGATCCAGCGTAGTGCCAGCTAGATACAGCGACCGAGTGCTCACCTGGCTGCAGCGGATGCCGAGTTCCGCTATCCGCCCTTGAAGATTGAACAGAGCAAGCCGCGAACGCCGCCATGCCTGCCCGGCAGCAACGCCGCCGATCATCTTCGACAGCTTCGTCAACGGTTGATCGATTTCGAACTGTACCAATGCAGTCGTTGCGGCCGTCGATCCTTGCAAAGGCCCACGCCTGTCGATGCAGATGACGGAAAGGCCGTCGCGCGTCAGCGCTTCGGCCATTGCAGCGCCGCCGATACCCATGCCGACGATCAGCACGTCGGCCTTCACGTCGCGCACTAGCCGGCCCCCGGGAACGGACGGCGATCGGTAGGCAGACCAGACAGGAGTGCCGCTTTTGAGATCAAGCTTACGCTGCATGAAACCCCGGCTTCCTTACCATAAGTCAGCCAAAGCCTTGCCGTTCCATCTACCGTGAGGAGCGAGCCAGGCAGAAAAGTTCGCCCCCTCATTTCAGCCGTCACCCAATAGACAAGCAAGGTGCCGCCAACACAGGCGATCGGGATCCAGCAAAGGACAGGGTGGCCGGCTATTGCTGCCGTTGATTATTTTCCATGCGGAAGCTTCCTCAACGCAGTCCCTGTCGCGGAACCTCGACAGGACGAATACGCGAAGGTTTCGCGTGGCCGGATCCAGAGGTTGCTCTTCACATGCACGGGAGCCACGCCGCCACGGTGCCAAGAAATGAAATGGCTTCTCTGAAACATATTTTTGTGGCGGTGGAACTTTCCGATGAAATGGAGGTTTCGAGCGCCATAGGGACGAAATGGGCTACTCCGACCTGTGGCGGCTTTGCAGCAGGCAGAGCGGCTGGCCAACAGGAGACGGCCAATGAAACACCAAACACGCGAAGAACTAAATGCGGTCGCGGAGGTCGATGCAGCCTGCCCGGCGATGACGCGGAGCCAGCGATTGGAACGCTGGGCCGCACTTCTCGAGCGCGATCCAGAACGGTGCCTCGGAGCGCTGCCCGGCACCGAGTACATGCGACTGGATGTACGAGACAAAGCGCAATGTCCCGAATCTCCGCTGAGCATCGCGTTCGCGGATCCAATCTTGCGCTCGCAGGGTCTGAAGAGCGACACCTATGGCGAGGCGAGACGCTTCTTCGAGCTATCGGATTGGCAGTTGCATGCCGTCGTTTGTCATTGTCATGTCGGCGCCACCATGAAAGCCGGTTGGGTTGCCGTGCAGGTCCGTGCCGCCGCCAACGAAGATGGAAAGCTTTTCAGCAAACTGCGGGAGACGATCGCCGGTTGGCCAGCAATTCGCTTTTTCAGGGGATAGCCGGAGCTGCGGTTGCGCCTGCTTTCGAGGTTTCCCGGACGCTCCGATCTCGGCATCCAACGCTGCATATCTCATTTTGAAATTTGCTTATCAAAATTGGAACCGAGAACGCTGCTGTGAATTGACCCACCAAGCGGTCGATTTCCTTCAGGATGTGGCCGCTTCAAGCAGCAAAAGCCCGTCGCCAACGTCCCCACAATAGGCGGCGGGCTTTCCTTGCTGGTCCGGTCGGATGCAGAATGTGAATGCGGGCCAAAACTCGCTGGATAGCCCGGTCTGCCAAATCCTGTGTCACTTGATTAGGCAATAGCCGGGCTATCCAGCCACGGCTTTATTGTAGAGACCGCACTTTGCCAGGCTTGGGTGCAGGCGCGTTCATCTTCTCGCAAGGTCTTCCAATCGCTAGAGCGTCTGACTATCCGCAGGCTACGCCCGACAAAATTTTCGCGTTCTTATAGATGTGGCCCCTGAAGCTGGCGGCTCATCCGTTGAAGCAATGGTCTATTTGAAGGCAATGGAGCCCGCGGTGGCACCGCAATCGACATGTCTCGACGACCGGTTCGTTCCACACTGGGGTAGCGATAGGTCATAGAAAAACCCGCGCCACACTGAAGGTCGTATAGCGCGGGCCAGTTGATGTTGCTTACGCAAGAGCCAAGCGGCGGCCCGTACACTCGTATGCAACCATTGGAAATGGCTAAAGTTCCAGCGAAGGAGAGTGACTATGCCGATTTCCGGCGAGCCTTGGGATGCTCCTTGATGCCTTCCTTGGCAAGGCTCTTGCGGAGCACCGATGCCAGATCGATAACGTTCTCCTTCGGCTTTGGCGCCGGCTTCGGAGGCTTCTTGCCCTTGCGCTTGGCATCAATCATCGCAATCAGCGCGTCTTCGTAAGTGTCCTCTAATTTCGAGGGATCGAATTTCGTCACCTTCTTGTCAAGCAGATCTTGTCGTATTTGGTGCTTTTCAGGTCTTTGAAGACGCTGCGTTCCGAGATCATCTCGTTGTGGGTGCGCAATTCGGTCAGCAGCATTCCTTGTCCGAAGGGCTGGATGACGACCTCGCGGCCGCGCTGGTAGAGCACCACGCAGGACCCGGCCGCAACCCGCTTTTTCGCAATTGCCTCACGCAAGACGGAAAAGGCTTCGACGGCGGCGCCATCGGTGGGAATGACGTAGTAGGGTTTCTCGAGATAGCGGGTGTTGATTTCGTCGAGAGCCACAAATTCCTCGACTTCCAGCGTATGGGCAGGGTCAGCTTCAGCTTCTTGATTTCGGCGGGCTCGATCTCGATGAAGTCACCTTTCTCAACCTCGTAGCCCTTGATCTGATCTTCCGAATCGACGACGTCCCCGGTCTCTTCGTCAACATAGGCGCTCTTCACCGGAGGGCCGTCTTCCCGGTTGAGAATCTTGAAGTGTATCTTTGAGGATTCGCTGGTTGCCCCGACCAGCTTCACGCCGCACGCGACCGATCCGACCTTCAGGAAGCCTTTCCAAACCGCTCGTGGCGCTGCCATGGCTATTCCTCGTGCTTGCAAACGAAGGCGTCGGCAGCCTTTGCCCCGACGCACGTCTCATCGGCCGACGGCTCGTCCGTCGATCTCTTCGGCTACAGCAGTCAGCGCTCGTGAGAGATTGAGCAGCTTTCGGTGTTCGAACGACCGCGCACGCCGTTGGAGGATCGCGACGTACCTGTTTCGTTCGGCGATGACTGCAGCGTCGCTGACGAGGGCTGGGTCTGCGGCGACGTCAGTGGGAAGCATGATCATCATCGATGCGCCCTTGTTCTCGCGGCCTTCTTTGCTGACGCCGAGCCTTCGGCGGCAGAGCGATTGGCTGAGGCAGCGCCACCCTTCCTTCCGCCCTTATGCGCGGCTGGATTTCCGGTATGCTTGCCGCGGCCGGAGCCGTCTTCCTTCTTGCCACCAGCATCGTCCTTGTTGACGGTCACCCAGGCGCGCCGCTCAGCTTCCTTCTCGGAGACGCCACGCCTCTCGCAATATGGTCGGCGTTGCGTTCCTGCTTGTCGGTGTATTTCGACTTGTCGCCGCGTGGCATGAAAGCCTCCTATTTGTTTCGTTTCGTTTTCAGCGCATCTCCGAGATCGCGTTTGTCGGGGTCCTTGAGGTTTTCGCCGGCGGCATCGCGATCTTCGTCCGGATCGTCTTTGGCAGGCAGATAGCCCGGAGGCCGGTTTTCCGGGGCGCCCTCCCAGCGCGGTTTTTGATCGATGGTGCCTGGGCACCGTGGCGCGGCGTAGTCATATTGACCTCCTAGTCGCGGTGTTCGGGCATGTCCTTGAGCTGACCCTTCGTCCAAGACGTCACGGCGTGCACGTCGCCATCTTCGTCGCGCATGAAGTCGAGCTGGTTTGCGGCAACGGCAACCGGTTTGGCGCCGATGCCGAGGAAGCCGCCGACATCGATGACGACCTGGCTGCCGTGGACATGATCGACAGAGCCGATCTTCTCGTCCTGAGGTCCGTAGATAGTTGCGCCTTCGAGGATTTCCGGGGTGAGCTCGGCGTTTGTTAGCCTTACGTGATTTGTGTGGTCCATGGCTCGTATCTCCGCTGGATGATTTGCCAGTCGCCCAGTTCGAAGAAGCGCTTGGCTTCTCCATAAGTGTCGTTCCTGAGACAGCACGCAGCAAAGGATCTTCGAATGCCACGGTAATGGGGGAACCATCCGCGCGTGCAAGCTCGAGAGCCTCCGCAGGCAAGTATTCGGTGCCGATGTCGTCCCCTCGCGCTACCTTCCAGCAGCGGAACGGAAGCTTTCTGCA is a window encoding:
- a CDS encoding YMGG-like glycine zipper-containing protein; the encoded protein is MMIKKVFVAVLMTAALAGCETQTEGQQRATTGALIGGAGGALVGQAIGGNTKSTVIGAASGALLGAVVGSATTPQRRGEQLCRYQDRYGRIYTAPCDDRYYNGDY
- a CDS encoding methyltransferase domain-containing protein produces the protein MTTTSLASTLKSRSKQAVKRLIGYDSRNWLRIRQIEAFTTFLEVANRKSRDVIEISPGWNRYWKAMCPNYRSLDFPDFDICKDRTEEQYSIVIADQVLEHVQRPLAAAANIHAMTRPGGWAMVATPFLFRVHARPHDYNRWTPAGLKQVMVEGGFAEDDVQAYGWGNKACAKAHIGGPVRAYGIWRDLSNDEEYPLMVWAFAKKA
- a CDS encoding sorbosone dehydrogenase family protein, which codes for MHAGFPRNLIIAVLGTIIVSCAGVPAQKTVAITGYGPNPTLPKPTPTLIPTVNIAEATGWQKGGMPVPAKGLTVNAFATGLDHPRWLHVLPNGDVLVAETNAPAKHDEGFSLRKVFMGLAMRRAGAATKSANRITLLRDTNGDGVADVRRIFVEGLNSPFGMTLSKGKLYVADTDALVAFPYSNGQTRVTAPPEKIVDLPAGDINHHWTKDVIASPDGRKLYVTVGSNSNAGENGIAAEKNRAAVLEVDRSSRSTRVFASGLRNPNGLSWNPETGELWVAVNERDEIGDDLVPDYITSVRNGAFYGWPYSYYGQNVDERVKPPRPDLVAVAVKPDYALGSHTASLGLAFSSRASLGTAYGNGAFVGQHGSWNRSVHSGYKVIFVPFRGGRPSGPPKDVLTGFLGPDGKAMGRPVGVAVDRAGALLVADDVGNVIWRVSRAKGR
- a CDS encoding cysteine hydrolase, whose translation is MSARGLAYGPLGDRCMHLCVDMQRLFAEPSPWATPWITRVLPRIESLVERRAAQTVFTRFLPAHKPDQGIGTWKRYYQRWASMTLGEIGFEMADLLPSLARHCPPAAIIDKHIYSPWFEGKLTTLLRERKIDTLVITGGETDVCVLATVLGAIDFGFRVVLVTDALCSSSDATHDALLTVYHQRFAQQVETVEMETILSSWT
- a CDS encoding FAD-binding oxidoreductase — encoded protein: MQRKLDLKSGTPVWSAYRSPSVPGGRLVRDVKADVLIVGMGIGGAAMAEALTRDGLSVICIDRRGPLQGSTAATTALVQFEIDQPLTKLSKMIGGVAAGQAWRRSRLALFNLQGRIAELGIRCSQVSTRSLYLAGTTLDPTDLRKEAEARRRTGIGASFLTRGTLRDEFGIDRGGAILSHDNLALDPRKLGAGLLLAALNRKARLYAPAEAMVIEHNRLGIAVVTREGPTITARHLVLTTGYELLDVVPAVSHKVVSTWAIATRPQPPKIWPGAAIIWEASDPYLYVRATPDGRVICGGEDEDFTDEERRNALTDKKAVQLSKKLERIFPLLDTRVEFAWTGSFGAIGTGLPTIGALPDHPRIHAVMGYGGNGILFSQIASEIVSASIKGAEDTDAGLFAFKA
- a CDS encoding Ku protein: MALDEINTRYLEKPYYVIPTDGAAVEAFSVLREAIAKKRVAAGSCVVLYQRGREVVIQPFGQGMLLTELRTHNEMISERSVFKDLKSTKYDKICLTRR
- a CDS encoding PRC-barrel domain containing protein, with the protein product MDHTNHVRLTNAELTPEILEGATIYGPQDEKIGSVDHVHGSQVVIDVGGFLGIGAKPVAVAANQLDFMRDEDGDVHAVTSWTKGQLKDMPEHRD